One Miscanthus floridulus cultivar M001 chromosome 11, ASM1932011v1, whole genome shotgun sequence DNA window includes the following coding sequences:
- the LOC136494899 gene encoding uncharacterized protein translates to MQNKMTMKHVTTTLCCLLLVLVLHSDQTSAADRHFRVNDSTEQQYMGIYTFFGRHLQPRDLRSTSTSPPLLRQFDLIQGSNTTTPLGFSFPEVYMHLPSLLPGITTATRTHGHPLSSFRMLMHHGYVQKRKLFVTLRYEAKFELVSKPHPTLPYNSIFGQLFLVPKGLWFSI, encoded by the exons ATGCAAAACAAGATGACTATGAAACATGTCACTACTACTCTCTGCTGTCTTCTTTTAGTGCTCGTGCTGCATTCAGATCAAACATCTGCTGCTG ATCGACATTTTCGTGTGAACGATTCCACCGAACAACAATACATGGGAATATATACCTTTTTTGGCAGACACCTGCAG CCACGTGATCTAAGGTCCACTTCCACGTCACCTCCACTTCTACGTCAATTTGATTTGATTCAAGGTAGCAACACAACGACACCCCTTGGGTTCTCCTTCCCAGAAGTGTACATGCATCTGCCTTCTCTCCTTCCCGGCATCACTACTGCCACCAGGACCCACGGACACCCCCTCTCCTCCTTTCG CATGCTCATGCACCACGGTTATGTGCAGAAGAGAAAGTTGTTTGTCACACTCAGATATGAGGCCAAGTTTGAGTTG GTGTCAAAACCTCATCCCACCCTTCCGTACAACAGCATTTTTGGGCAATTGTTTTTAGTGCCTAAAGGTCTATGGTTCTCTATATAA